A single window of Rhodamnia argentea isolate NSW1041297 chromosome 5, ASM2092103v1, whole genome shotgun sequence DNA harbors:
- the LOC115753784 gene encoding metal tolerance protein 11 produces the protein MAEPVAAEQDEEQLLLPEASNGDRSWRLNFDGFKFSPERTQKKQPRGLHDCCLGVLGPEDNVAEYYQQQVEMLEGFNEMDALTERGFIPGMSKEEQEKLARNETFAIRISNIANMALFAAKVYASIRSGSLAIIASTLDSLLDLLSGFILWFTAFSMQTPNPYQYPIGKKRMQPLGILVFASVMATLGLQIILESVQQLVSDEAEFNLAREEEQWLVGIMLSVTLVKFLLVLYCRSFTNEIVKAYAQDHFFDVITNVIGLIAALLANYVAGWMDPAGAIILALYTIRTWSMTVLENVNSLVGRSAAPEYLQKLTYLCWNHHKAIGHIDTVRAYTFGSHYFVEVDIVLPADMPLQEAHDIGESLQEKLEQLPEIERAFVHLDYEYSHKPEHAQRHS, from the exons ATGGCGGAGCCGGTGGCGGCGGAGCAGGACGAGGAGCAGTTGCTGTTGCCGGAGGCCAGCAACGGAGACCGGTCGTGGCGGCTGAACTTCGACGGGTTCAAATTCTCGCCGGAGCGCACGCAGAAGAAGCAACCTCGCGGGCTCCACGATTGCTGTCTGGGTGTTCTAG GTCCTGAGGATAATGTCGCTGAGTACTATCAGCAACAAGTGGAAATGCTTGAGGGCTTCAACGAAATGGATGCTTTAACCGAACGTGGTTTTATTCCTGGAATGTCAAAg GAAGAACAGGAGAAGTTGGCTAGAAATGAAACATTTGCCATAAGGATATCAAATATTGCAAACATGGCTCTTTTTGCAGCGAAAGTATATGCTTCCATTAGAAGTGGATCGTTAGCCATCATAGCCTCGACATTGGACTCCCTTCTCGATCTGTTGTCAGGCTTCATCCTGTGGTTTACTGCATTCTCTATGCAAACGCCAAATCCCTATCAGTATCCTATAGGAAAGAAACGGATGCAACCATTG GGAATCCTTGTTTTTGCCTCTGTGATGGCCACTCTTGGACTGCAGATCATCTTGGAGTCCGTGCAGCAATTGGTATCTGAT GAGGCTGAATTTAATTTAGCAAGAGAGGAAGAACAATGGCTCGTGGGTATCATGCTCTCTGTGACTCTGGTCAAATTCCTCCTAGTCCTTTATTGCCGGTCATTCACAAATGAGATCGTCAAAGCATATGCCCAGGATCACTTTTTTGATGTCATAACCAATGTCATTGGTCTCATTGCTGCACTCTTGGCTAATTATGTTGCTGGTTGGATGGATCCTGCCGGAGCTATTATT CTTGCGCTCTATACCATCCGGACATGGTCAATGACAGTCTTGGAAAACGTGAACTCCCTTGTAGGGAGATCTGCAGCTCCTGAATACCTTCAGAAACTTACGTACCTCTGTTGGAATCATCACAAGGCGATAGGACACATCGACACTGTCCGGGCTTACACCTTTGGATCCCACTACTTTGTCGAGGTGGACATCGTCCTGCCGGCTGATATGCCTCTGCAAGAGGCACATGACATCGGTGAGTCCTTGCAGGAGAAGCTAGAGCAACTGCCAGAAATCGAGCGCGCCTTTGTTCATCTTGACTACGAGTATTCTCACAAGCCAGAGCATGCTCAAAGGCATTCTTAG